The nucleotide window GCTAATTAAGAAGTTTTCGACAGCGTCCTTAAGGAGCACGTGTCATGGTGTGATAGGTAAAGTGGGGAGGTAGggtaaaatcatttttttttcttctaaaatctCTGGTTTCCGTCTCTCTATTCCTCTCGACGGCGATTTCGACAAATCAATATATCTCCGGCGAATCGACACTTCTCCTTTGTGTAATCCGAAAGATCTCTGCCGATTCGAAGCTAGAACAGGTATGCCCTCGTTATCCGTCCTCCGTTTTTAAGATTTGAAAGTCAATCTCTCATTGCATGCTTCGTGTTTGTAGGGGAAAGACGAGTTCGAAGGAGAAATCATCTGGCGGCTCTcccaactctctctctctatccgCTAAATCAACGACAGGTTAGTGTATCTTCTCTGTCTTCCGTTTAGCAATCCAATCGAACTCGGAACTGGCTTGAGAATTCTAGGATTCAGTTTGAGTTTTAACTAGGTTGAGTTTTGACGATGGTGTGTGTTTGTGATTCTTCGTGTTCCCTTTAGCTTAGTAATTTTGTTTCGAATTTATTCAACATCCGGCTTATTTGTGAATTCCTTTgagtaatattttctaaaataaatgttatttgTGAATGATTTAAAGCCGCTGATGATGGTAGCTTTAGGGCTTACAGTGATGAATTCTTTTGTGTCTTATACGGTAGCTTTAGGGTTATCTTGATTCCTTGTGATAGAATTAGTAGAAAGAGCTTCTTACTTGCGAAATGTAAACTGATATTTAATGAGTTGATAGGTTGTGGTTGTGTAAACTTGTACTAAATGGTTTGGTCATTAATTCTGATCAGAAAGATGATGTGAATGATTAAAttgtatttgtaattttttctGATTGAATGCTTATGGTTGCTTTAGGGTGTCATGATTTCTTGTGATGGACTTTTGTACATATAGCTTGTGAACTGCGAAATGTAGACTGATTTTTAATGACTTGTCTAGCTTTGTGGTTGTGTAATAACTTGTACTCTATGGTTCGGTCATTACTTTTGAAATGAAAAACGTAGACTGGGAAGATGATGTAAATGTTTATGGTTGGGTCATTACTTCTCATCAGAGTTTATGGTTTGGTAATTACTTCTTATATCTCCATCGTCTTCTTCCGTTCCACTCCATCTTCTTATTTCTCTccattctcttcttttttccGGTGTCTCTTCTTAACCTCCCATCCTCTTCTAATCGATATGAATCCCTATAATCAGTCATCCAGTTATATGGGACTGCTTAACAGTCAAAACTTTCCTTATGAAAGTTTCCCTCCATACAGTTCACAACAAACCGACGCAGGAAGTCAACGTGTAGACACACCAGACACACCAGCGGACCGTAAGGAGAGAAAGAAGTGGACTCCTGCCGATGACGAGGTTCTTATTAGTGGGTGGCTTAACACATCTAAGGATGCGGTGGTGGGAAATGATCAAAAGCTTGGGACGTTTTGGAAACGAGTAGGAGAATATGTCGCAGCAAGTCCTCATGTTAGAGGGGATGGTGAAGCAAGACAGCACCTCCATTGCAAGCAGAGGTGGCACAAAATAAATGATGTAGTGAACAAGTTCTGTGCCGCTTATGGGGCAGCAGAAAGACATATCAGTTCAGGACAGAATGACAACGATGTTCTTAAGGAGGCTCATGCTATCTTTTACGCGAATCACAACAGCAAGTTCAATCTAGAGCATGCGTGGTGTCTCTTGAGGTATGAACAGAAGTGGATGAACCTCAACAATCCTACTCCCACTGCTAGTTCTAAAAGAAAAACTGGTGAGCCAGTTCCCCAAACCTCAAACACCACTGCTGGTGAACAAGACACCCGGCCCGAAGGTGTAAAGGCCGCCAAAGCTAAAAGGAACAATCCTCAAGGGAAGTCTGTCGCTGAGTACACGACCATCTGGGAGATGAAGAAGGAGGATCTCCAGATGAAGGAGAGACTATCAAAGCTCGCCATATTAGACACTCTGTTGGCTAGAAAGGACTTGAGTGAGGCTGAAGAAATTGTCAAGAATAAGCTACTCGCTATCTATTTCTGAGTATTAAAGTGTATCTCTGTTTGAATAAGCTACTCGCTATCTGTTTTAAGTGTGTCTGTTGGCTTTGTTTGTATGTTGTTGTCGTACTTCATGTTTGCTTTGAACTCTTTGTATCAACGTCTCTATGTTTAAAATCTAAGCAGTTGTCTTTTAATGCGACTTTGTACTTCTctatgtttaaaatataatctTTGCTTTCTTCATTCTTTGAATCTATGTGTATGAATTTTCTGAGATGTTTATGGGTTTGAGCTTCTCTGCTTTTTTCAGGTTAGCACGACATGGGACTAGACTATAGCTATAGCCAGCCCTCTCAGTCAGAGGAGTATGGTGGGGACACAGCTGACAGTAGCTACAGCGAGACTGAAGATCTTATACGACGAGACCAAGCAGAGCTAAACAACAATTATGGTGCACCGGGTCAGTACCCTCCACAACCAGAGGTGGAGTTTGGGTTTCCGCAAGTTTGCTACTGTGGTAGTCAACCTGTTTTAGCCACTTCTTCCACTACAAATAATCCGGGAAGAAGATACTACACTTGTGTTAACGCTGATGATGGTGAATGCCACGTTTGGAAATGGTGGGATGTGGCGGTTATGGAGGAGATGAGAGCGAGGGATATACACACGTTGCAGTTGGCTGAAAAGGTTGACAGTCTAACCTTGATGAGTGACTACGAGACTGACCAAAAACTGGTAAGGCTAGAGAAGATGGTCTGTGAGTTTGGTGAGAAGAAGCCAAGGTTTACCAATGCCTTTGAATATTTTGTTGGTGTTATTGTTATGGTATTAGTTCTAATAGGTGTAGTGCTCATGTTTAAGTAAGTGTAGTGATGTCTACTTTGTAATTTTTAAGCTTTGTAATCGGAAAGATAAGTATAATAACTCGGATTGTCCAATGCCTTTGTACTTTTTAAGATTTGTAATCTGAGCAACTTCTACACTATCAGTTATTATGTATTATGTTAAGTGATTAGTGCAATTTTTCTACATTGTTGTATTTCTTTCTCGTGAACAAATAGTAAGCCTCGTCACCTATAATTGGCGACATGTATCACGAGATGTAGTAAGAAAGACGAGATGTAACATTCACATGGGCACAATTATCACGAGCCTGTGTAAGAATCACGAGATGTCATCACGAGTCTGAGTAAGAATCACGAGATGCCATCAAAAGTATTTCTGGTTCTATAAATATAACATCTTCTTTCATTTACAATACATCATTTGCAAATCATTTCTCCTTTCTTCTTTTCAAATACATTTCTCCTTTGTTCTTTTCATAAAACATTTCCAAATAATCATCTCCTCGtaaatggcttcttcttctcattATCATTACCataaagatgatgatgatgatttcgATAACATATTTGATGATGTTTTGGATGACCCTAATCTATTTCCAGAACCAAAAGAGCgaaaaaaacgtatttttatCGAGAGAAACCGGGAAGAAGGCCACAAGAACCTGTGGAATGATTATTTTAGCGACACTCCGACATATCCGCACAATCTGTTCCGGCGACGGtttcgaatgaacaagccaCTATTCTTGTATATTGTGAATCGTCTCTCTACTGAAGTAGACTATTTTCAACAAAGAGAAGATGCAGCCGGACGGTCTAGCCTTTCATCGCTCCAGAAATGTACGGCAGCAATTCGTCAATTGGCGTATGGTGCTTCGGCTGATGCAATTGACGAATATGTACGACTGGGTGAAACCACGTCTCGTAAATGTTTGCACCAGTTTACCGCCGGAATTATCCAGTTGTTTGGCGATGAGTACCTTAGACACCCCACACCGTACGATCTTCAAAGACTACTCCACCTTGGTGAACAACGGGGATTTCCCGGGATGGTtggaagcatcgactgtatgcactgggagtggaagaattgtcccaACGCTTGGAAAGGAATGTATTCACGGGGAACCGGAAAACCAACAATTGTGTTGGAGGCGGTTGCTTCACAAGACCTTTGGATATGGCATGCTTTTTTTGGAGCTCCAGGTACTATGAACGATCTTAATATTCTTGATCGATCACCTGTTTTCGATGATATTATAAACGGAATAGCTCCTGAAGTAAACTTCTATGTCAACGGGCGGGAGTACCATTTGGCTTACTATCTGACAGATGGTATTTATCCAAATTGGGCTACTTTCGTTCAATCTATCCGACTCCCACAAACTGAAAAACAATCATTGTTTGCTAAAACCCAAGAATCAGTTCGAAAAGATGTTGAGCGTGCCTTCGGGGTCCTCCAAGCAAGATTTGCCGTTGTAAAAAATCCATCTAAATTATGGGATAAAGAAAAAATAGGAAATATTATGaaagcatgtatcatactccataatatgatagtCCAAGATGAACGAGATTCAGACACTGTTGAGGAATTTCAAGATGAGGATTTTACATTTACCGTTAAAAAGTCTACAAAACCCCCCAACAGTTTGGGTCGTCGGAAAGAAGTTCGGGATCAACAAACCCATCTACAATTAAAACAAgatttgattgaaaatatatgGGCTAAATTTGGACATCttccaaattatatgtaatttttacgtttttatcaattgaataaaatgtcatgtttgtttttatttgaatatgtatttttttttatgatatgtaatataatgtttttaataataaaatgttGTTTGTTGTTTCAATTCAAATTGGTGATaagttttatcaaatattttttaactactttaaaacaaaaaaaaaaaaaacctaaggACCAATTAAAAGTCCCACCAATATTCTCAAATTTCACTAAAGTCCCGAAAAAAAGTCCTAAGCTAAAAATATTACTAAACAACTCTAAGGACTTTGTTTCAAGTCCCACCAATGTTGTTGCTCTAAGCTGTATGCGTTGAGGGAGTAATGGTTAGCACGTAGGCATAAGCAATATAAACTTTAACACGTACGTATCGTAAAGAGAGAAGCCACTTAATATcaatattaataaattgtttaaaagCCTTTTCCGAAGCAAAATAGTGATTatttctaataaatttttttgattaaccCGGAGATATTTCAAGTTTATAGAAATGATATAGACTAATTTTCAATTAGAAGTGTAGCTAAAAAAATTAGAGTATTAAATGATGTCTAAAACATAGCTTTATATTCGTATGACCACAAAGTAAAATGTAATGGGGCATCTTTGAATCCGGATATCTCTAATAACTTATCAATGTATAAACTAGCTAAACCACATGATAAAAAATCGAAAGGGTTTAATTCTTATAAGTTTTTTCTCCGACAAAGCCAATATCACATCTGACAAAAATATCAGAAGACAAAGTTCTGTTAAAATAGGGCAATGTTTTCGTAGTTTAGTTTTAtcaagtattttaaattttgtcgacttaaataaaaaaatttaaaatgctCTGTTTTTTCGATCAGAAACAGAATGTAAAAATACCCACGAGACCACAAccgttagagcatctccaatgaaatttttttagaCATAATATTTtcaccaaaaaataattaaaaaaaatcagaaaatagaGAGAGACCAAAAAATACGAAAACTTGTATCTCAAAGCAATATATGTACTACAAAAACACATGTCATGTTTTGAtggttaattttattttaagaattaaaacttaaataaaataataatagatataaaaactaattatattttactgtTAAGATACTGAGATGAGCATACTCACTATAAGTGTAGCTCTTAAActataatcactaaaccctaaattcatatatataatgtatattttttctaagttaaatgttattttaagacttttctttttttaaattctatACATCAATGAGACTTTTCTCTTTTCATGCtgattttgtcacaaaatatgATTTACTGCTATTTGAAAGTATTTATCTAATAAGCATGTGTGTTCTCGACTCGATGATAATCAATTCATTGGATACTCTTCTTTCATGTATGGCCTTggctaagaaaaaaaacattctctGTATATCATATTCTCATTGATGTATAGAAGTTTAAGACTACTGCATGATGGAGATCAGAGGAGTACGTAGGATCAGCTGAAATTATATGTCTGGCATGGAAGTTGAATTAGTACAATGAACAGCTCCGAAAACTAAATCTTCTTATTTATTGCTTCTTGATACATAATCTAataattacaaattaaaaaaaaatgcatatggtttaccaaaaaaaaatgcataTGTACATATGAAAATTGTGATGACGCAAAAATAGGAGGCACACTATTagcaaaattaaaaaatgtagAGTCAATTAACCGCATTCATGAACAGAATGTCATGATTTAACAATCATTAGATTTGGTGATACGGAAATACGAATATTAATTCGTAAATGTAAACATACACATGGCCAATATAATGTATATGTAGTCTAGAGTAAAAAATGTATGGATATTGTATTCGTATgcactattaaaaataaatggcTAATTTTCAATACCAAAAGTtagttataatttaaattaactgTATTagaataaaattacaaaaatgcatcttcactttctttctttttttgtgcacCTTTTTTTTGTGCACCTAATGCATCTTCACTATAATAAGAAATTTTATGAGATTATAATTAAATGTAATGATAAATTTAACTTTGCATCATTGGAAACTGAGGTATATATCTTTACATGTAGTTAAGTTTTCGCCACCGGAGCAAATACCTTGTATGTATGCATGAATGTTTTATGTTTGTTAATTAGTTATTTATTGGAAAACATGGGACGACCAGAATAATTAACGTGCAACGAACCAGGATAAACAGCCCCTGGGATGACTAAAACGTAACGGACTTTGACTTGTATAATCTATTGCTGCATGTTTGATGTTGACACAGCACACCCATCATTAATTTGTCCTTGCAGCCTAACGATCAAATTCGTATCACAAATGATCGAAATAACATAGCAAGTCAACCAAGGATAACATAAAATCCAATAATTAAACAATTTTTGAAACGAATCCAATAATTAAACAATTTAGAACGATATTTGACATCTAAGCAATAAGGAAGGAATATTCATTTACATATACGGGGCCATAAAAACATTGAAGTTAATGTTTCCAAATAGATAAACATCTAAGGATTTGTTATAAACTTGTGTGAAGAAGTTATCATGTatgcttttaaaaatatacttctAAGCAATAAGGAAGAATATTTTATATGCATGGATATTTTGTTAAAAGTTACCATGCGCAGAAAATAGTCATATTGCAACAAGAAAAATTGCAACGtccatttttattaataatttcttATGATAATTGTATTtgcaataataaatatttgttacagTTTCATTACATATTTATTGCAAAATCACaactataataaatattaaatcactAAATTGCAACTTTTTtgcaacaaaaacaaatatattgcGAAAGTCGCAAGAAACTTTCAACACTTTCAAATCATTGctaatttgtaaaataataaaactaataatatgtGGCAAGAGAATGTGACagtaattatatgtttttatagaaaaagttaaataatttcCTCAACCTATATACTATATTTTCTTCAGCAGCTTTTAATTAGCtataaaagaaatgaaaaaaattctaGATTCTCAACTCTCAAGTTTATAGCAAAGTTGGCTATCTACCTTGTGCATCTAATCTTTCACAACTAATATCACACAGTTGATAAGTCCAAATGTTAAATTCACGTGTTCCGAAACGTCCCCTATACACAACACCGTCCCCTCATTGTTTGAGAAATCATAGGGACGTTTCCGAGCCGTCCCAATGCCGTCCCCGTTTCCCAAACGTCTCCGGTACGTGAGACGGCTAGTGATAGACGTACCCGTGCAACCTATGTTACTTGAGTCCTCTTCAATGTACATGAGCTAATACATATTCTCTTCAATACATGAAGCGCCACTTGTTTCATCAGGATTCGTTCCATTTTGAAACCCAAAGCATCCTCTCGCATACGCAACCTTCAAAGCTCACCTATGATTTCAATAACACAACAACCTAAACGCACACCTATGATATCTAAATTTTTGGTTttcatttgaaaatttattaaatggCTCATGCAAAAGTATGACCCAAAACAAGAAATggttcaaaaaaaataacagtAAAAGCACCTCCAATggagggtttttttttttgtcgtctatCCATCTAAGCTAGATCAAGTGGAGAACAGATGAGCCAATCCTCCGAAGAGCACGTCCAATAGAGGGTTCTATCCATTGGAGTtctaaacttatatatatatatatattatacgagatgatggctctttgagCGTCAATCTCATAATGTTGGATAAGGATCGATGGGGCGTCTTTAGACTGGATCGATAATGGATCGGGTTGGATTGTTTGGATCGGACTCTGATAACATGTTAACAATCGGACTCTGATAACATGTTAAGGTAGATATGCTTCCAACCAGAACCAATTGGTGATAAAAAGATTGgctcatctatcttatatattactaagGATCTTTtctaatatccgatgtgggacttaTGTCCCTAATAGCAtgtttgatgtcaaacacagcaTCTCCACAACTAACTTGTCCTTGAAGTATCTCACATAGTCTCAAATAATCTGTAATTATGTATCAAATCCCTCCAGGATAATGTAAATCCAATAATCTAAAATGTTCCTTCCACGACAAATCATATTCTGTATATCTGTAATACAATCATGCATCCAAAAAATAGTTGATGTCAAATCAAAATGAAATAGCAAATAAAGTTAATTAACGAAATGTGGTTCATTTTGTTTGTTTCCACGAATCTATCACTTGCTACGTGAATGCACAAACATCAACACACATATATTAGTGAAGAGTACTTTCTTAAATTCCTATTAAGTTTTACTTttgatttttctcaaaaaaaaggTTTTACTTTTGATTCTAACTAAACAAGGCAAATAAATTAGCTGTCATGAATTCTTATACAGCGGCGCTAAGATATGCTATTTTTTCTTGATGGTCGCTGACTAGATATGCTATTTAAATATGCAATGAAAGGATGATACAAGTACCTCAAGAAATTTGCTAAAAAAAGGTACctcaagaaaaacaaaaacaaaaagataacgAAATCTCAATTAATATAGCAAAACATTGGACTTTTCATTTTTggaacaaataaataattatacaattattttttgttaaactaCTACATAAAATAACGTTTAATGATGTCCCATCGACCACTATAAAAACGAAGAAGCCACGATACATTTACATCACAAAAcacaacaaaaacacaaaagatCAAACAAGAACCGAAAATGGCAGCACGAGCCACAACATTTTATGCCCTCTTACAAGTATCCCTCCAACTCCTCCTAACATGTCACGTAACATTCGCCGCCGGAGGAAAATGGGATCTCCTCCTCTCCAACGTCGGAATCTCCGCTATGCACATGCAGCTCCTCCCCAACGACCGCGTCGTGATGTTCGACCGAACCAACTTCGGACCCTCAAACATCTCTCTTCCCAACGGTAACTGCCGTAACAACCCACAAGACGCAGTCTCCAAAATAGACTGCACAGCTCACTCCATTGAATACAAAGTTGAATCAAACACCATCCGTCCATTAACTGTACAATCCAACACATGGTGCTCCTCCGGTTCTCTTAGACCGGACGGCGTTCTTGTCCAAACCGGTGGCGACCGGGACGGAGAGTTAAAAGCGAGAACATTCACTCCTTGTAGTGACGAAGAATGTGACTGGGTCGAGATTAACAAAGGCTTAGCAAGGAGGAGATGGTACTCCTCTAATCATATTCTTCCCGACGGTAAACAAATCATTATCGGAGGTCAAAGACAGTTCAACTACGAGTTCTTTCCCAAAACGACATCTCCCAACGTTATCGACTTGCCGTTTTTGGCCGAGACTAATGATAGAGGAGAAGAGAATAACCTTTATCCTTACGTTTTTCTCAATACCGATGGAAATCTATTTATATTCGCTAACAACCGAGCGATACTACTCGACTATGTTAATAACAAGGTGGTGAAAACTTATC belongs to Brassica rapa cultivar Chiifu-401-42 chromosome A07, CAAS_Brap_v3.01, whole genome shotgun sequence and includes:
- the LOC103829872 gene encoding uncharacterized protein LOC103829872 — its product is MASSSHYHYHKDDDDDFDNIFDDVLDDPNLFPEPKERKKRIFIERNREEGHKNLWNDYFSDTPTYPHNLFRRRFRMNKPLFLYIVNRLSTEVDYFQQREDAAGRSSLSSLQKCTAAIRQLAYGASADAIDEYVRLGETTSRKCLHQFTAGIIQLFGDEYLRHPTPYDLQRLLHLGEQRGFPGMVGSIDCMHWEWKNCPNAWKGMYSRGTGKPTIVLEAVASQDLWIWHAFFGAPGTMNDLNILDRSPVFDDIINGIAPEVNFYVNGREYHLAYYLTDGIYPNWATFVQSIRLPQTEKQSLFAKTQESVRKDVERAFGVLQARFAVSKMNEIQTLLRNFKMRILHLPLKSLQNPPTVWVVGKKFGINKPIYN
- the LOC117126839 gene encoding glutathione S-transferase T3-like, with protein sequence MGLLNSQNFPYESFPPYSSQQTDAGSQRVDTPDTPADRKERKKWTPADDEVLISGWLNTSKDAVVGNDQKLGTFWKRVGEYVAASPHVRGDGEARQHLHCKQRWHKINDVVNKFCAAYGAAERHISSGQNDNDVLKEAHAIFYANHNSKFNLEHAWCLLRYEQKWMNLNNPTPTASSKRKTGEPVPQTSNTTAGEQDTRPEGVKAAKAKRNNPQGKSVAEYTTIWEMKKEDLQMKERLSKLAILDTLLARKDLSEAEEIVKNKLLAIYF